GGCGCGCCCTCGACACGCGCCTCGGGAGAGAGGTCGCCGTCAAGGTGCTCCCCGACCGGTTCGCCGCCGATCCGGTCCGGCGCGCGCGATTCGAGCGCGAGGCCAAGGCCGTCGCCGCCCTCGACCATCCCAACATCGTGACGCTGCACGCGGTGGAGGAGGCGGACGGCGTCGTGTTCTTCACGATGGAGCTCGTCCGGGGGGAGACGCTCGCGCGGTCGATCCGGCCCGGCGGGTTGCCGTACGAGGACCTGCTCCGGATCGCGCTGCCGCTGTGCCGCGCGGTCGCCGCGGCGCACGCGCGCGGAATCGTCCACCGCGACCTGAAGCCCGCCAACATCATGGTGACCGCCGGCGGCTCGATCAAGATCCTGGACTTCGGTCTCGCGCTGCTCCGCGGCGAGCCCGCGACCGGCGACGCGACGACCGAGAGCCTGGCGGGCGCGTTCTCCGGTACGTTCGGGTACGCCGCACCCGAGCAGCTGCGCGGGGAGCGCGTGGACCATCGCGCCGACCTCTTCGCCCTGGGCGCGATCCTCCACGCGCTCGCGACGGGGGAGCCGCTGACGCCCGGGTCGGCTCCGGAGGATCCCGCCGTCGCCAACCCGACGATCCCGTCGGCGTTCGGGGCGATCCTCCGGCGCTGCCTCGAGAAGGACCCCTCGCGCCGGTTCTCCTCGGCGACGGAGCTCGCGCTCGCGCTCGAACGTCTGAAAGAGGACCCCGGACGGTCGGAAGGGCACGGATCGGTCGCGGTCCTCCCGTTCGTGGATCGCAGCCCCGCGAAGGACCAGGCGCACCTCTGCGACGGGATCGCCGAGGAGATCCTCGCCTCGCTCGGGCGCGTGCCGGGGCTGAAGGTCGCCTCGCGCTCCTCGAGCTTCCTCTATCGCGACGCGGCCTTCGACACGCGCGAGATCGCGGGGCGACTGGGAGTGTCCGCGCTCCTCGAGGGGAGCGTGCGGCGGGCGGGAGGGCGCCTGCGGGTGACCGTCCACCTCGTCGACGCCCGCACCGACGCGGCGATCTGGTCGGAGAGCTACGACCGCGACGAC
This genomic interval from Candidatus Polarisedimenticolaceae bacterium contains the following:
- a CDS encoding serine/threonine-protein kinase: MHVAVGQDLGHYRLLEILGEGGMGVVWRALDTRLGREVAVKVLPDRFAADPVRRARFEREAKAVAALDHPNIVTLHAVEEADGVVFFTMELVRGETLARSIRPGGLPYEDLLRIALPLCRAVAAAHARGIVHRDLKPANIMVTAGGSIKILDFGLALLRGEPATGDATTESLAGAFSGTFGYAAPEQLRGERVDHRADLFALGAILHALATGEPLTPGSAPEDPAVANPTIPSAFGAILRRCLEKDPSRRFSSATELALALERLKEDPGRSEGHGSVAVLPFVDRSPAKDQAHLCDGIAEEILASLGRVPGLKVASRSSSFLYRDAAFDTREIAGRLGVSALLEGSVRRAGGRLRVTVHLVDARTDAAIWSESYDRDDEGVFGLQEEIARSVVAALDAVPGRGPLARAPTHDVQAYDYWLRGRRFYEQFGRSDIEFALQLFSRAVELDPGFAAAHAGLADCWSYLYRHAEGTPAALAEAEAASRRAIELDPASAPAWAARGTALSIAARDD